Genomic window (Phragmites australis chromosome 5, lpPhrAust1.1, whole genome shotgun sequence):
TATTTGTATAGTCCGCTGAAGGTGATGAGAATAGGTTTATTAGACATGGATGTTGGTTTTGACTGGGCTTTTGCTTATCTATCCCATCAGACCACTGAATTTGTAACTTGGACTTTGAGAGCTACTACTCCAAAGTTACCGATCTCTTCATTTCTGCCTGCTGATATTTATGGGCCATGGCAGCTTGAAACTTCTTGCTAAATGCCTAAGTGATTGTGGTAGTGTGTGTAGATAATTTAAAGAACAAAGAAGTTAAAATGATATCTTGTTTTAGAAATGAATGTAAGGTGATCAGAACACTAGGTATCCTGGTAGACTCTCACCGCCTTGTGGTCACAAAGAACTCTTTTCTCTTGAGccttctctctgtctctctctgtcTCGAGCTCTCCAGCTTCTTTGCTGTGCCTAACACTGAATTTGTACTAAGAATCCAAGAATGGAAGGGGATAAAAAGAACCAGTTCGAACAATATAGCTTAATTCAAATGTTGAAATTTTTTGTGTTAGGTTTGTAGATGAAGTTTGTGCCAACCAGCAAGCCTTGCTTCTtaagcttttgttttttttatggtgACTGTTGCGATGATATTGTTACTTACATGAGCATCAGTTTCCAGACCATTTAGGAATGGTCTGTGGCCAACTGAGTACAATTTCAAATTGCTAAATGGGGCTAACATGAACTACTTACATCAATGCCTAGTGCTTATTGCGCTGTCTTTTCACATTCTGTCACTGATTTATGTTAGTTTTATGCTGTACTTAAGTATTTCAGCAGACAATGATGGTTTGGCGTATTTCATGATATGGGTCTAGAAGAATTTTTACATATTGGTCCATATCAGAGCATGCAAGTTCCCTGTGTCTGCTTTATGGGTCAGATTACTCAGATATATTTTATAACTACGAGCGAGTAGCACATTGTGATATTGATTATTGTAGAGCTTAGTTGACCTCTGTCAAAGTTAGAGATAGAAATCAGCAGTATATACCCTTTAGGGCAACATGTTTGTTTCAAAGTATTTAACATGCAATTTATAGTTTGGATTGTTTCAATGTATTTGTTCAGCTTGTTTATCAAATGCATAAGGCTGTCTTTCCTTCTTCATCCTCTTGATGCACGTGCCTAGGTGATCGTGTACTCATAACCATTGAATTTTGAACTTGAAAACATAGAAATGTTAGTCCCTTCACACTTCTACATATTTGTGAATCCTTTGCTAGGACTTGGGTTTGTATTCTATATTTTGGCGTGGAATGTTCCAATTTATTTGTATGTCCTATGGTAAACGCCCCATTGTGACAAAATTTAAGATTCATCTGAGTACTTTAGTTAGTTTGGATGTGATGACATGCATATTCCGAACCCTGTTTCTTTTGCATATTATTCCTTGTTATGTACCTATCAATTGTGTGCCGACTCTTATATGGCTATTTGCTGCACTTTTAGCAGATATCGTAGCACCAGAACTTCTCTCTTTGATGGCATTGAGGAGGGTGGAATCAGAGAAACATCCTATTCTTCACATGAGATAGACGAGCAAGAAAATGATCAAGCTATTGATGGATTACAGGATCGTGTCAGCATTCTTAAGCGGGTATTGTGCCACTTAATAACTGAAATTCTTAATGTTCTATGTTCATtgattttgttatgtaaaggaATTGTCGTGTTTGCAATTCACATTTATTTTAAGCCATGTCGCATAGATAAGatcataaaatagtttttatttaaaaaataaaaaaagttgtaCTGTTTAAAAAATAGTTCCTCTCTGGACCACAACTTTAATGCATAGTATAAGTGTAGATATGGGGTCCATGTCAACCATGTGCCTTCCTGGACCATTTTGGTTTGAAATTTGGAAAGTAGTTCGACACAGCATTTGGGCATGAGTTTACCGCTTAAATTTGGCGAAGAATGTATCTGACTAATCTGATGGCCCATGTAATGACATAATGGTGGCAGCATTAATGCTATCTGAATATTTGATTGGACTTCTGATATTCTCTTGTGATCAATTTTCTCTTGAGTGTGGGTCCTGTGGGATGCATTTAGCTCTAACGGGTTTTGCTCTCTTTAGAAGTTATCAACTAGATGAAATGTAGAAGGATTCTTTAGTATTTTGGTGGAAGTAGCCAGCAAAATGGAAGGTGTGGAGGCCATGGGGCGTGACATAATTCTGATGTAACTCTGGGCCTTGTCTCTCTGAATTTGGCTGTCTAATCTCAGTGTAGACATGCCCAGTTTTAGAAACTAGAAAACTCTAATATTTGGGCTGCCTCAAATTAACATATAAGATACTGAGTAGAAGTCGCTTCTGTATTTTAGTGCGCTTTACTCAAATTTATGAATATTTTCTGTCGGCCCTTCCATTGACTACATTGAGCTTGTTTTAATTGTTCTAGCTATGGGAATCTTTCCCCATTTGTCAATTTGGAGAGGTCTCTAGACAATTATATTATATTCGTTGGGTACTGAAGTTCTTTTACCTGCCTGTAGTTGTCAGGTGATATCCATGAAGAGGTGGAGACTCATAACAGAATGCTAGACCGAATGGTATTTTATATATATCTTGTTAACCTCTTCCTTGTATGATCTCAATCTACTGTGCTTCTCCCTTACCATCATGCCTGATTCAGGGGAATGATATGGATACATCAAGGGGTTTTCTCTCTGGAACCGTGGACAAATTCAAGATGGTAAGCAACAATGGAAACAAATAATATGCTAGTTCATATGCCCTTCATATTCTTCTGAGAGGATTCGTGTCTAAATGAGCGTGACACAGGTGTTCGAGACTAAATCAAGGCGGAGGATGGGAACCCTTGTAGCATCATTCGTTACACTTTTTATGCTGGTGTACTATTTGACCAGGTAGAAGCATCATCGATGAAGCTATGCGGGTCAAGAACCTGCTGAAAATATTTGTGCCGGTCTGTTACGTCGCAGTATATACCTCAAACTCACCGTCCTAAATGCGAAGTATGCTGATCTGAGTGTCGCGAATTCTGCACTGTATAACGATTACAGCCTGTTGGATCGACTTTTTGCTCTGTCGCTGTAACTACAGAAAATGGATTCAGATTTGCCGTCTGTTCCTTTGTTATACTATTTGTATGACACTAGTAGTACTTGCAATCTTTACTAAGATGTATCCAGTTCAGTATTTTGTGCGTTGGTTGATTTGTAGCTGGACTTGTTTATTTTAGAGGCAGCTGTGAGGTCAACACGTGTCACGCGGCATCAGGCAAACAAATCCAGATCGAAGGAATACTACGGTTGTATCATGAGCAACTGGTATAATAAAAGTTTATAAAGTTGAAGACTTCTGTTCAGCGGTGCTTAATCACAACCAACGCAATGATCAAGGATGCAATAATTATTAAGGGAAGATGCCCTAATCGTGCGGGAACTAGCACCAAACACCTGTAACTAGCATAGATAATTGAACCAACCGGTCCTAATCACACGTATTTCTATACTATCTTGCTAAATGTACCTGCTTTGGCAATCTGATTTTGAATTGTAGATTTTGTCATATTGATTTCCAACTTCTCACCTGGGCAACGTTTACCACCATATCCTTGGCTTATTGTTACTAATTGATTGAAAGAGGGATGGGTTTAGAATTAGTAAGAACAAAACATGTCAAAAGTTAAACTAGCAATTAGGGAGTTgttctatacatatatatacacataaagcTAACTAAATGAACACCAAAATCTCATTAGATGTAGGCTGTGTTTGGTATTGAGGTGCACTATGGTAATCTCGTTCACAGAAGCCGCTTTTCGAAATTAAGTGTTTGGCTAACTGTTTTTCTTTTAATCTAGGTTGCAAACTGAGATATTGGTGCATTGCAAATAGTATGGTCAGGCCATGAGTTCAAAACTCCACTCTCCTTGGTGTCAGGGGCGACGCCAGGTTCATGGACCATGGTGCACATGCACTAGGGTCCTTTGAAAATTGCAATGCTATTTTGTAGTGTATTACTTAAAAATTGAACGGTTGCTATATACACAATGAAATAGTGCACCAGGGTCTTGTTCGTTCTAGCTTCGCCACTGCTTGGTGTTCCTCCTaattattccttttcttttgtttggttggtgtgTACTAGTGTCACTTTGGTTGGGCTAGCTTAGGTTAGATATGTCATGCACACCACCCCATCAATGTTTGACAAAGCTTAGGTTATCCATCGCTGGGAGATGTGCCACTAGTTTAATTATTAGTGGGCAATGCTTTATTAAAAAAGCTTAGGGGTTAATGTACTTAATTGGTTTCAGTTAGCTTTGTTTTGTACCTTTCTTCTTTAGATTAGAGTGGAGGCATGAGCATGAGAGCATCACAGGATCTTTATTTGGGTGCCTTTGGTTGTACTTTGCAAATGCGATGCCATATTTGTCATGGACGACAAGAGTTGTTAGGTATCTGCACAAGTTTTTCATGC
Coding sequences:
- the LOC133920124 gene encoding bet1-like SNARE 1-1 isoform X2, with protein sequence MNPRGYRSTRTSLFDGIEEGGIRETSYSSHEIDEQENDQAIDGLQDRVSILKRLSGDIHEEVETHNRMLDRMGNDMDTSRGFLSGTVDKFKMVFETKSRRRMGTLVASFVTLFMLVYYLTR
- the LOC133920124 gene encoding bet1-like SNARE 1-1 isoform X1, with product MNPRGRYRSTRTSLFDGIEEGGIRETSYSSHEIDEQENDQAIDGLQDRVSILKRLSGDIHEEVETHNRMLDRMGNDMDTSRGFLSGTVDKFKMVFETKSRRRMGTLVASFVTLFMLVYYLTR